The following are encoded in a window of Chryseobacterium sp. genomic DNA:
- a CDS encoding J domain-containing protein, translated as MKDYYYFLGIKDDASDEDIKTAYRKLSMKYHPDKNDNDPFFAQRFMEIQEAYETLSDPQMRRNYDHNIVSGRGSSRSSLPPTVKNFTSNKVHAVKGEEVIIKWNTLNADVVKIVPFGLEKAYGERTFRITEFKNGKFVIILHAANSLTRQTAVKGITITEVFENDRERFRENVEKVFQQENKAEALRSNTSAWIRILLAVLLLAAALYFIMQEF; from the coding sequence TTGAAGGACTACTATTATTTTCTGGGAATTAAGGACGATGCTTCCGACGAAGACATCAAGACTGCCTACAGGAAACTTTCCATGAAATATCATCCTGATAAGAATGACAATGACCCCTTCTTCGCGCAGCGGTTTATGGAAATCCAGGAAGCCTACGAAACGCTGAGTGATCCGCAAATGCGTCGCAATTACGACCACAATATAGTTTCCGGCAGAGGCAGCAGCCGCAGTTCGCTGCCGCCAACCGTTAAGAATTTCACCAGTAACAAGGTTCATGCGGTGAAAGGCGAGGAGGTAATTATTAAGTGGAATACGCTGAATGCCGACGTGGTGAAGATCGTTCCCTTTGGTTTGGAAAAGGCCTACGGCGAGCGTACTTTCAGGATTACAGAATTCAAGAACGGGAAATTTGTCATTATCCTTCATGCCGCCAATTCATTAACGCGCCAAACGGCGGTGAAGGGAATTACAATAACTGAAGTCTTTGAGAATGACCGTGAACGGTTTCGGGAAAATGTTGAAAAAGTCTTTCAGCAGGAAAATAAGGCTGAAGCGCTGCGGAGTAACACTTCAGCCTGGATCAGGATTTTGCTGGCCGTCCTGCTACTGGCTGCAGCACTCTATTTTATTATGCAGGAATTCTAG
- a CDS encoding endonuclease — protein sequence MPEGPSILILKEKAQKFIGRKIISASGNAKVEMDRLPGLIFKEYRIFGKQSYLLVSPYTIRIHLLMFGSYSVDENIKPERQLRLHLQFENGDLYFYSCSIKLLDIEVLREIDWEADVLSDDWKPLKARKKLKAQPETMVCDALLDQNIFSGVGNIIKNEVLFRIGVHPESLVGKLPPKKLSALVSEARNYSFDFLRWKKEYVLKKNWLVHTKTICPKCGLPLTKNHLGITKRRSFYCEKDQKLYV from the coding sequence ATGCCGGAAGGACCGTCCATATTAATCCTGAAAGAGAAAGCTCAAAAATTCATAGGCAGGAAAATCATTTCTGCCTCCGGAAACGCAAAGGTTGAAATGGACAGACTGCCGGGATTAATCTTTAAAGAGTACAGGATTTTCGGGAAGCAGTCGTATTTGCTTGTCAGTCCTTACACCATCCGGATTCATCTCCTGATGTTCGGCTCCTACTCTGTTGATGAAAACATAAAGCCGGAGCGCCAACTAAGACTGCACCTACAGTTTGAGAACGGAGACCTTTACTTCTACTCCTGTTCCATAAAACTCCTAGACATTGAAGTTTTGAGGGAAATTGACTGGGAAGCAGATGTGCTCAGCGATGACTGGAAACCCCTGAAAGCCAGAAAAAAACTTAAAGCGCAGCCGGAAACCATGGTTTGCGATGCCCTGCTGGACCAAAATATTTTTTCAGGTGTGGGCAATATCATAAAAAATGAGGTACTGTTCCGCATTGGCGTTCATCCCGAAAGTTTGGTAGGAAAACTCCCGCCAAAAAAGCTTTCGGCACTTGTTTCTGAGGCCCGAAACTACAGTTTTGATTTCCTGCGCTGGAAAAAAGAATATGTACTGAAGAAAAACTGGTTGGTGCACACAAAGACAATCTGTCCCAAATGCGGACTGCCACTTACCAAAAACCACCTCGGAATAACCAAGAGGCGTTCCTTTTACTGCGAAAAAGACCAGAAACTGTATGTTTGA
- a CDS encoding diacylglycerol kinase family protein, which produces MRKPPLYKSFLNALRGIGHMVKHERNFKIELAALAINIVLIFFLKVNPADTAVILLICSAVLAAELMNTAVEKLCDFIHPEFHIKIGLIKDISAGAVMLLALTALIIALIIYPKYLCEYFI; this is translated from the coding sequence ATGCGAAAACCCCCACTTTATAAAAGCTTTCTAAATGCCCTGCGCGGTATAGGTCACATGGTGAAGCACGAAAGGAATTTTAAGATAGAGCTGGCCGCTCTGGCGATAAATATTGTTCTGATTTTTTTCCTGAAAGTTAACCCGGCTGATACAGCTGTTATACTGCTGATCTGCAGTGCAGTTTTGGCAGCAGAACTTATGAATACCGCGGTGGAGAAGCTCTGTGACTTCATCCACCCCGAATTCCATATCAAGATTGGCCTTATCAAGGATATTTCCGCCGGCGCAGTAATGCTGCTGGCTTTAACTGCCCTGATTATCGCCCTGATTATTTATCCAAAGTACCTTTGTGAATATTTTATCTGA
- the gcvP gene encoding aminomethyl-transferring glycine dehydrogenase, with protein MNTQQFVSRHISMNEDDKKAMLDRIGVSGIDELISQTIPASIRAEKELNISEPLSEYELIRQSTALAAKNADYTNYIGFGYHNTLLPAAIKRNILENPSWYTAYTPYQAEIAQGRLEALLNYQTVISNLTGFPLSNASLLDESTAAAEAMSMFFSNRTKEQKKSAAKFFVSDLVLPQTVAVLRTKAEGLGIEIVEGNHKNHQFSNQYFGVLLQYPGKNGIVLDYTDDIKSYKELDLQVAVACDPMALVKLKSPADMGADCAVGTSQRFGIPMGYGGPHAAFFACKEEYKRDIPGRIIGVSVDAYGKRALRMALQTREQHIKRERATSNICTAQVLLAVMAGMYCVYHGPKGLNYIADQIHFKANALSDALSVLGYDVVEEPHFDTVKMRIHEDEKGNLMRLMRDRKINLNYFSEGIVSISVNESTTIEKLNCLVEAFANFKQKQAFKLEIKENHSIPADLLRKDAILTEEVFNSYHTETELMRYIKRLERKDLSLTHSMIALGSCTMKLNAAAQMLPISWSGWGSVHPFVPTEQAGGYQEIIKELEQDLAEITGFAGTSLQPNSGAQGEYAGLMVIREYHKANGEGHRNIVLIPQSAHGTNPASAVLAGMKVVVCKNLENGEIDPEDWKAKAEQHKDNLSAAMITYPSTYGFFDANIKEIIKIVHDNGGQVYMDGANMNAQVGFTSPGLIGADVCHLNLHKTFAIPHGGGGPGVGPICVASHLVKFLPSNPNIKIGTPESIDAISAAPYGSALVLNISYAYIKMLGASGLKKSTEHAILNANYLKEVLAEHFPILYSNENGRVAHECIVDFRQFKSLGIEVADVAKRLMDYGFHAPTVSFPVAGTLMIEPTESESKAEIDRFAEALISIKKEIDEVANGEADPANNVLKNAPHTEQVVISDSWDKPYSREKAAYPLEWVRDHKFFASVSRVDEAYGDRNLVCTCEPIEAYM; from the coding sequence ATGAATACACAGCAGTTTGTTAGCCGTCACATTTCTATGAATGAGGACGACAAAAAAGCGATGTTGGACAGAATCGGTGTGTCCGGTATCGATGAACTCATCTCACAAACCATCCCGGCTTCCATTAGGGCGGAAAAGGAACTTAACATCTCCGAGCCGCTCTCTGAATATGAACTGATCCGTCAGTCTACGGCTTTGGCTGCTAAAAATGCCGACTATACTAATTACATCGGTTTCGGATACCACAATACCCTGTTGCCGGCGGCTATTAAAAGGAATATTCTTGAAAATCCGTCATGGTACACGGCTTATACGCCTTATCAGGCTGAAATTGCTCAGGGTAGGCTTGAAGCCCTGCTTAATTACCAAACAGTAATTTCCAACTTAACAGGTTTCCCGCTTTCCAACGCGTCTTTGCTTGACGAGAGTACAGCAGCTGCAGAAGCGATGAGCATGTTTTTCTCCAACAGGACCAAAGAGCAGAAGAAATCAGCTGCGAAATTCTTTGTTTCGGATCTTGTTTTGCCTCAAACTGTGGCGGTACTGCGTACGAAGGCCGAAGGTCTTGGAATTGAGATCGTAGAGGGAAATCACAAAAACCACCAGTTCAGCAATCAGTATTTTGGTGTATTGCTGCAGTATCCGGGTAAGAACGGAATTGTTCTGGATTATACTGATGATATCAAATCGTATAAGGAGCTGGACCTTCAGGTGGCAGTAGCCTGTGACCCGATGGCATTGGTGAAACTTAAATCACCCGCTGATATGGGTGCAGACTGTGCTGTAGGAACTTCTCAAAGATTCGGGATCCCAATGGGATACGGTGGTCCCCACGCCGCATTCTTTGCATGTAAGGAAGAATATAAACGTGATATCCCCGGAAGGATAATCGGTGTATCGGTAGATGCTTACGGAAAGAGAGCTTTAAGAATGGCACTTCAGACCCGCGAGCAGCATATCAAGCGCGAAAGGGCGACTTCAAACATCTGTACTGCGCAGGTTCTGCTTGCCGTAATGGCCGGTATGTACTGTGTATATCACGGACCAAAAGGCCTGAACTATATTGCAGACCAAATCCATTTCAAAGCCAATGCACTCTCTGATGCCCTTTCTGTATTGGGTTACGATGTTGTAGAGGAACCTCACTTCGATACGGTGAAGATGAGAATCCATGAAGACGAAAAAGGTAACCTGATGCGTTTGATGCGTGACCGCAAAATCAACCTGAATTATTTTTCTGAAGGTATAGTAAGTATTTCAGTTAATGAAAGTACTACGATTGAAAAACTAAACTGTCTGGTAGAAGCGTTTGCAAATTTCAAGCAAAAACAGGCGTTCAAACTGGAGATCAAGGAAAATCACAGCATCCCCGCCGACTTACTGAGAAAGGATGCCATACTTACGGAAGAGGTTTTCAACAGTTATCATACGGAAACGGAACTGATGCGTTATATCAAGCGTCTTGAGAGAAAAGACCTTTCTCTTACACATTCCATGATCGCTCTGGGCTCATGTACAATGAAACTTAACGCGGCAGCACAAATGCTTCCGATCTCATGGAGCGGCTGGGGGAGCGTTCACCCGTTTGTTCCCACCGAGCAGGCTGGCGGTTATCAGGAAATTATTAAAGAACTGGAGCAGGACCTGGCTGAAATTACAGGTTTTGCGGGAACCTCCCTGCAACCTAATTCCGGTGCACAGGGTGAATATGCGGGACTTATGGTTATCCGCGAATATCACAAAGCCAATGGTGAAGGTCACCGTAACATCGTGTTAATTCCGCAGTCGGCACACGGAACCAATCCGGCATCTGCAGTGTTGGCTGGAATGAAGGTTGTTGTTTGTAAAAATCTGGAGAACGGTGAAATTGATCCTGAGGACTGGAAAGCCAAAGCAGAACAGCATAAGGACAACCTTTCTGCAGCAATGATTACCTACCCGTCTACTTACGGTTTCTTTGATGCCAACATTAAAGAAATTATTAAAATCGTTCACGATAACGGCGGACAGGTGTATATGGACGGTGCCAACATGAACGCACAGGTTGGATTTACAAGCCCCGGACTTATCGGTGCGGATGTTTGTCACCTGAACCTTCATAAGACTTTTGCTATTCCTCACGGTGGCGGTGGCCCGGGTGTAGGTCCCATTTGTGTTGCTTCTCACCTCGTGAAGTTCCTGCCGAGCAATCCTAATATCAAGATCGGTACCCCGGAATCTATTGACGCCATCTCTGCTGCACCTTATGGTTCCGCGCTGGTATTGAATATCTCTTATGCTTACATCAAGATGTTAGGCGCCTCCGGACTGAAAAAGTCTACGGAACATGCCATCCTGAACGCCAACTATCTGAAAGAAGTTCTGGCCGAGCATTTCCCGATCCTTTACAGCAACGAGAACGGCCGCGTAGCCCACGAGTGTATCGTAGATTTCCGTCAGTTCAAATCCTTAGGTATTGAGGTGGCTGATGTGGCCAAGCGTTTAATGGATTATGGTTTCCACGCACCTACAGTTTCTTTCCCTGTAGCCGGAACGCTGATGATTGAACCTACAGAATCTGAAAGTAAGGCCGAAATTGACCGTTTTGCGGAAGCGTTGATCAGCATCAAGAAGGAGATTGACGAAGTTGCCAATGGCGAAGCAGATCCGGCAAATAACGTTCTGAAAAATGCACCTCACACAGAGCAGGTGGTGATCTCAGATAGCTGGGACAAACCATACAGCCGCGAGAAAGCTGCCTATCCGCTGGAGTGGGTACGCGACCATAAATTCTTTGCGTCAGTATCCAGAGTGGATGAAGCTTATGGCGACAGAAACCTGGTTTGTACCTGCGAGCCGATTGAAGCTTATATGTAA
- a CDS encoding phosphoribosylformylglycinamidine synthase, giving the protein MSNKKRIFVEKRGIFDVESPKIYSELKNVVPEIQDVKVYNIYDIFGVDEDGFKLVVNNTFVDPVTDILHENNPAAQLHFATEFLPGQYDQRADSAQQCIALLTGNETSTVRSGKVIELFGISEADLDKVKDHLINRVESQEKDLSVLQIPAEEKPSPVITHSGFIDFTEEELKAFYQDHGFAFGLDDLQFIQDYFQSEKRDPTETELKVLDTYWSDHCRHTTFETELTDIQFTGDFKSTLEAIFGDYLEKRKILGREAKPISLMDLATVCARYFHKTGKLDNLVVSDEINACTIEIEAEFDGKKEPWYLLFKNETHNHPTEIEPFGGASTCLGGAIRDPLSGRAFVYQAMRLSGAADVLEPISETLPGKLPQRTITKQAANGYSSYGNQIGLATTLVNEVYHEGYKAKRMEVGFVVGAVKKDAVKREQPQVGDLVILLGGATGRDGVGGATGSSKEQDETSIHTLSTEVQKGNPVEERKIQRLFRNPEVTTLIKKSNDFGAGGVSVAIGEIAESLEINLDILPLKYGGLNGTELAISESQERMAVVIDAKDKDAFISFCEKENIKAVEVAKVTDSGRMKMFWQGRQIVDLSRDFLDTNGCAKRQDARISHLQEVKNDTPEFSEENLLTALANKNTASQKGLTEMFDASVGGTTVAMPYGGRYQLTEMEGSVQTLPVLGASDVETVSLASWGFDADISSQNSMVGAANAVVESVAKIVAMGGDYKSIRLSFQEYFEKLGSVPENWGKPLASLLGAYDAQMNFGLAAIGGKDSMSGSFQDINVPPTLISFACSNGHKRNIISPEFKKAGNSLYYFRHKPQENGLPDYESLKEVFEFLHDNIKNGNIVSVKTVKDGGAAVALAKMSFGNMLGAEVTLDEQDLLSKNIGSLVIEASSEIGHSQLQKIGEVNNSNSLSVNGLIISISKLVEAWSATFEELFPTVEKEKLVVEIDSDMKSGETKSFSIRKHNLASPKVFLPVFPGTNCEYETQNAFLKEGAVVSSLPLVNLNHDLLNESLDAWIEEIEQSQILAFSGGFSAGDEPDGSAKFIVNVLKNDKMRNAVHRLLERDGLIVGICNGFQALVKSGLLPYGEIRDLDENSPTLAHNAIGRHISQMVDVKVLNDNSPWLRGMKDQVYTIPISHGEGRFMASEEVLTELYQNGQVATQYIDLNGNLAHGMPHNPNNSLFGIEGLTSKSGKIFGRMGHPERFAEGLFRNIPTANYHNIFKNGVEYFR; this is encoded by the coding sequence ATGTCTAACAAAAAAAGAATCTTCGTAGAAAAAAGAGGAATTTTCGATGTTGAAAGTCCAAAAATATACAGCGAACTTAAAAATGTGGTTCCGGAAATCCAGGACGTAAAAGTGTATAATATCTACGATATTTTTGGTGTGGATGAGGACGGGTTCAAACTCGTTGTAAACAACACCTTCGTGGATCCTGTTACCGATATCCTGCACGAAAATAATCCTGCAGCACAGCTTCATTTTGCTACGGAATTTCTGCCGGGACAGTATGACCAGCGCGCCGATTCTGCCCAGCAGTGCATCGCGCTCCTAACCGGAAATGAAACTTCGACTGTCCGCAGTGGAAAAGTGATTGAGCTGTTCGGAATTTCTGAGGCAGATTTGGATAAAGTGAAAGACCATCTGATCAACCGTGTGGAAAGTCAGGAAAAAGACCTTTCAGTACTCCAAATTCCTGCAGAGGAAAAGCCTTCTCCCGTTATTACACATTCCGGATTTATAGATTTTACTGAAGAAGAGTTAAAGGCGTTCTACCAAGACCATGGCTTCGCATTTGGTTTGGATGATCTGCAGTTTATCCAGGATTATTTCCAGTCCGAAAAACGCGATCCTACAGAAACCGAACTGAAGGTCCTCGATACTTACTGGAGCGACCACTGCCGTCACACTACATTTGAAACTGAACTTACCGATATTCAGTTTACTGGTGACTTTAAATCGACTCTGGAAGCTATTTTCGGCGATTATCTTGAAAAAAGAAAAATCCTGGGCCGCGAGGCAAAACCCATATCGCTTATGGACCTGGCCACGGTTTGTGCCCGTTATTTCCATAAGACCGGAAAACTGGACAACCTTGTGGTTTCAGATGAGATCAACGCCTGTACAATAGAAATTGAAGCCGAATTCGACGGCAAGAAAGAGCCTTGGTATCTGCTTTTCAAAAACGAAACCCATAATCATCCAACAGAAATTGAACCGTTCGGTGGTGCCTCAACCTGTCTGGGTGGCGCGATTAGAGATCCGTTATCCGGTCGTGCATTCGTGTACCAGGCCATGCGGCTATCCGGCGCAGCCGATGTGCTGGAGCCAATCTCTGAAACTTTACCGGGGAAACTGCCGCAAAGGACAATCACCAAGCAGGCGGCCAACGGCTACTCGTCTTACGGAAACCAGATCGGTCTTGCTACTACACTTGTAAATGAGGTGTATCACGAAGGCTATAAAGCTAAAAGAATGGAAGTAGGTTTTGTGGTGGGTGCTGTGAAAAAAGATGCCGTGAAGCGCGAGCAGCCGCAGGTAGGCGACCTTGTAATCCTTCTGGGCGGTGCTACCGGTCGTGATGGGGTTGGTGGAGCTACAGGAAGTTCCAAAGAGCAGGACGAGACCTCAATCCATACACTTTCTACCGAAGTTCAGAAGGGTAACCCTGTAGAAGAGCGTAAAATTCAGCGCCTTTTCAGAAATCCTGAGGTAACCACACTGATTAAGAAATCGAACGATTTCGGTGCCGGTGGTGTTTCAGTGGCGATTGGCGAGATTGCTGAGTCGCTTGAAATCAATCTGGACATCCTTCCGCTGAAATATGGAGGTCTGAACGGTACCGAACTGGCGATTTCAGAATCCCAGGAACGTATGGCAGTCGTGATTGATGCAAAAGATAAGGATGCCTTTATAAGTTTTTGCGAGAAGGAAAATATAAAAGCGGTTGAAGTGGCCAAAGTAACGGATTCCGGCCGTATGAAGATGTTCTGGCAGGGCAGGCAGATAGTAGATCTGAGCCGCGACTTCCTGGATACCAACGGTTGTGCGAAACGTCAGGATGCAAGAATATCCCACCTTCAGGAGGTGAAAAATGATACTCCGGAATTTTCTGAGGAAAATCTGTTGACTGCGCTGGCAAATAAGAATACGGCCTCACAAAAAGGGCTTACGGAGATGTTTGATGCGTCCGTGGGCGGAACTACCGTGGCCATGCCTTACGGTGGCAGGTATCAGCTCACCGAGATGGAAGGAAGTGTACAGACACTGCCTGTATTGGGTGCCTCCGATGTAGAAACCGTTTCGTTGGCCAGCTGGGGATTTGATGCTGATATTTCCTCGCAAAACTCAATGGTCGGCGCTGCAAATGCCGTAGTGGAAAGTGTAGCTAAAATCGTGGCCATGGGCGGCGATTATAAAAGTATACGTCTGAGCTTCCAGGAATATTTTGAGAAACTTGGTTCAGTTCCTGAGAATTGGGGCAAACCACTGGCTTCGTTATTGGGAGCGTACGATGCCCAGATGAATTTTGGTTTGGCAGCTATTGGCGGTAAAGACTCCATGAGCGGCAGTTTCCAGGACATTAACGTTCCGCCCACTCTGATCTCATTTGCATGCTCGAACGGTCATAAAAGGAACATCATTTCCCCTGAGTTCAAAAAGGCCGGAAACAGCCTTTATTACTTTAGGCATAAGCCACAGGAAAACGGACTGCCGGATTACGAATCACTGAAAGAAGTCTTTGAATTTTTACACGACAACATTAAAAACGGTAACATCGTTTCCGTAAAAACAGTTAAGGATGGCGGAGCGGCAGTGGCACTTGCAAAGATGAGTTTCGGTAACATGCTTGGAGCGGAAGTTACCCTTGATGAGCAAGATTTACTCAGCAAAAATATCGGTAGTCTGGTGATTGAAGCAAGCTCAGAAATCGGTCATAGCCAACTTCAAAAAATAGGTGAAGTAAATAACTCCAACAGCTTATCGGTTAATGGTTTAATAATTTCAATCTCAAAATTAGTTGAAGCCTGGAGCGCAACTTTCGAGGAGCTTTTTCCAACAGTCGAAAAGGAAAAATTGGTAGTGGAAATTGATTCAGATATGAAATCCGGCGAGACTAAATCTTTCAGTATCCGAAAGCACAACCTGGCAAGTCCAAAAGTATTTCTTCCGGTGTTTCCGGGTACCAACTGTGAGTACGAAACGCAGAATGCTTTCCTTAAGGAAGGTGCCGTAGTGTCAAGTTTACCACTGGTGAATCTGAATCATGACCTGCTGAATGAAAGTCTGGATGCCTGGATTGAAGAAATTGAACAGTCTCAGATCCTGGCCTTCTCCGGTGGTTTTTCTGCCGGCGACGAACCGGACGGTTCGGCCAAGTTCATTGTGAATGTGCTGAAAAACGATAAAATGAGAAATGCAGTTCACAGGTTGCTGGAACGCGACGGATTGATCGTGGGAATCTGCAACGGCTTCCAGGCTTTGGTTAAGTCCGGGCTGCTTCCCTATGGCGAGATTCGTGACCTTGATGAAAATTCACCGACACTGGCACATAATGCGATTGGACGGCATATTTCCCAAATGGTGGATGTAAAGGTGTTAAATGATAATTCACCGTGGTTGCGTGGTATGAAGGATCAGGTTTATACGATTCCTATTTCGCATGGCGAGGGACGCTTCATGGCTTCGGAGGAAGTTTTGACAGAACTGTATCAGAACGGTCAGGTAGCAACGCAATATATAGACCTGAACGGAAACCTCGCACATGGAATGCCTCATAACCCGAACAATTCACTTTTTGGTATTGAGGGGCTAACGAGTAAATCAGGTAAGATCTTCGGCCGGATGGGACACCCGGAGCGTTTTGCTGAAGGACTTTTCAGAAATATCCCGACTGCGAACTACCACAACATCTTTAAAAACGGAGTTGAATATTTCAGATAA
- the dnaN gene encoding DNA polymerase III subunit beta, translated as MKFIVSSGELQKALQTVSGVISTSQSRPILENYLFELENNSLKITASDGETTLITSLEVKSEDSGKFAVPAKIFQDFVKTYGEQPLTLSVKESADAAGNVLEILDEKDNFSVALDNAEDYPEIPEFESAQSVSLPSGVLSEALSNTLFATSNDSLRPVMTGVLFQFGENETNFVSTDSHRLVVYKRKDLVSEPMEFIMPKKPLSIFKNILASTNDDVLIEFNDNMAKFTFGNNIWICRLIDGKYPNYSAVIPKENPNVLTINRNLLLGAIRRASIMSNKSTNQVRFKLSGNVLHLHAEDTEYANKADMQIPCDYNGEDINIGFSSKFLTEMLSVLRADDITMKMSQPNRPGIIEPVDGLEDSENLLMLSMPVIGM; from the coding sequence ATGAAGTTTATTGTGTCAAGTGGAGAGTTGCAGAAAGCCCTGCAGACCGTTAGTGGAGTAATTTCAACCTCCCAGTCAAGACCCATCTTAGAAAACTATCTTTTTGAATTAGAGAACAACAGTCTGAAGATTACCGCTTCCGACGGCGAAACGACCCTTATTACTTCCCTTGAAGTAAAATCAGAGGACAGCGGCAAATTTGCCGTACCGGCCAAGATTTTTCAGGACTTTGTAAAGACCTATGGCGAGCAGCCTCTTACCCTTTCTGTAAAGGAATCGGCCGATGCGGCCGGTAATGTTCTGGAAATTCTGGACGAAAAGGATAACTTCTCTGTGGCATTGGATAATGCGGAAGACTACCCCGAGATTCCCGAATTCGAAAGCGCCCAGAGTGTGTCCCTGCCTTCAGGTGTCCTTTCTGAAGCGCTCAGCAATACGCTTTTTGCTACCAGCAACGATTCCCTGCGTCCGGTGATGACGGGTGTACTTTTTCAGTTTGGCGAAAATGAAACCAATTTCGTCTCTACAGACTCTCACCGTCTGGTTGTGTACAAAAGAAAAGATCTCGTATCCGAGCCTATGGAATTCATTATGCCCAAGAAACCTCTGAGCATTTTCAAGAATATCCTGGCCAGTACAAACGACGATGTTCTTATTGAGTTCAACGACAATATGGCCAAATTTACTTTTGGAAATAATATCTGGATCTGCCGTTTGATCGACGGGAAATATCCAAACTATTCAGCGGTTATTCCGAAGGAAAATCCAAATGTACTTACCATAAACCGCAACCTGCTTCTGGGTGCAATCCGCCGTGCGTCCATCATGTCCAATAAATCTACAAATCAGGTTCGCTTCAAGCTTTCCGGAAATGTGCTTCACCTGCATGCTGAGGATACGGAATATGCAAACAAAGCCGATATGCAGATTCCCTGCGATTATAATGGCGAGGACATCAACATTGGCTTCAGCTCAAAATTCCTGACAGAAATGTTGTCCGTTCTTCGTGCCGATGATATTACAATGAAAATGTCCCAACCCAACAGACCGGGCATCATAGAACCTGTGGACGGGCTGGAAGACAGTGAGAATCTGCTTATGCTGTCTATGCCGGTTATAGGCATGTAA
- the dgt gene encoding dGTP triphosphohydrolase, with protein MNLNSIFTNKRTGNIAATSASRTDYQRDFDRIIFSAAFRRLQNKTQVFPLPGSVFVHNRLTHSLEVSSVGRSLGSAIGDFISSEYSDQLDQTAQNFYQHNLQNVIAAACLCHDVGNPAFGHSGEDAIASYFEKNEPGLKLKFDEKEWADLVNFEGNANAIRVLTHQQNGKDEGGTQLTYATLASIAKYPCESVARQKGVLHRKKFGFFQNEKSTFLDIAESVGMISESSEPVVYKRHPFVFLVEAADDICYNIIDMEDAHRLGIVSTSDCENLFFELIRSENQNTGRVEDKLAVLTNANERISYLRAKVINSLINKSILLYQANFCEIIAGTLDRSLLDIYKMDNKSLQEIESFSIEKIYNHKAVVEIENAGYNVMYELLDHFVPAVVKPKDQRKSYDRMALKLLPQQFVYESGSDYQKVLGVIDFVSGMTDNFATDLYRKIKGIEIGMTV; from the coding sequence ATGAACCTTAACAGCATTTTTACTAATAAGCGTACAGGAAATATAGCCGCTACTTCCGCATCACGAACCGATTACCAAAGGGATTTTGACCGAATTATTTTCTCAGCGGCTTTCCGAAGGCTGCAGAACAAGACGCAGGTCTTCCCACTGCCGGGAAGTGTCTTTGTCCATAACCGGCTTACACATTCTCTGGAAGTTTCATCCGTCGGACGGAGCCTGGGCAGCGCCATAGGCGATTTTATTTCATCGGAATATAGTGACCAACTCGACCAAACTGCACAGAATTTCTATCAGCATAACCTTCAGAATGTGATTGCGGCGGCCTGTCTTTGTCACGATGTGGGGAATCCCGCTTTCGGGCATTCCGGGGAGGATGCCATTGCCAGCTATTTTGAAAAAAATGAACCTGGTTTAAAATTAAAATTTGACGAAAAAGAATGGGCGGACCTGGTTAATTTTGAAGGTAACGCTAATGCGATAAGGGTCTTAACGCATCAGCAAAACGGAAAGGATGAAGGAGGCACCCAGCTTACTTATGCTACTCTAGCCAGCATTGCCAAATATCCCTGCGAATCGGTAGCCCGGCAAAAAGGTGTATTGCACCGGAAGAAGTTTGGTTTCTTCCAGAACGAGAAGTCCACCTTTCTTGATATTGCGGAATCTGTAGGTATGATTTCCGAAAGTTCAGAGCCTGTTGTTTATAAAAGACACCCTTTTGTTTTCCTTGTTGAAGCTGCCGATGACATCTGCTATAACATCATCGACATGGAAGATGCACATCGTCTCGGAATTGTATCAACCTCCGATTGTGAAAATCTTTTTTTTGAATTGATCCGCTCAGAAAATCAGAATACCGGAAGGGTAGAGGACAAGCTGGCCGTACTGACGAATGCCAACGAAAGAATATCTTACTTAAGAGCGAAAGTGATCAATTCGCTGATCAATAAATCGATACTGCTATACCAGGCAAATTTTTGCGAAATAATAGCCGGAACCCTGGACAGATCACTGCTTGACATTTACAAAATGGATAATAAATCCCTCCAGGAAATCGAAAGTTTCTCGATTGAAAAGATTTATAATCATAAGGCTGTAGTTGAAATTGAAAATGCCGGCTACAATGTCATGTATGAGTTGCTGGATCATTTTGTGCCTGCTGTAGTAAAACCTAAGGACCAGAGAAAATCGTATGACCGGATGGCCCTGAAACTATTGCCTCAGCAGTTCGTTTACGAAAGCGGCAGCGATTACCAGAAGGTTCTGGGCGTAATAGACTTCGTTTCGGGCATGACAGACAACTTTGCCACCGACCTATACCGCAAGATTAAAGGAATCGAGATCGGAATGACGGTTTAG